A window of Schistocerca serialis cubense isolate TAMUIC-IGC-003099 chromosome 1, iqSchSeri2.2, whole genome shotgun sequence genomic DNA:
ATTTTAGTGCTAGTTCTGCTcctgaataaaaaaaattccaatgacTTCATCAACTTACGTTATTGTAAAAATGATTTTGGAGGCAAGGCTGAACGGAACTTCTCTGGGACAAGCCATAGGAAATTTTTCCTGTGAGATCTTTATCTTGTAGTGATTTTACCCCTGGTCATGAGACATCAATGTATAGTGGCTTTTTCATTCCATTTGAATGTTCATTATGATCTTACACTCCAGGCCACATGCATCACACTGTAGACATATGGAGTTCTTTATGCAATGTCATTGCTGTAATATTATCATCACTGCTATTGAATATCAGTTTGCAGATCAGCATAGACAAATGACACTGTGAAACCATTCCTTGTACAAACAGTGCATATCTTGTTGGTCATTGAGCTCTTGGTCTCTCTGGTAGGTGTCAACACTGAAGACTGTATTAGCTCTGGATGTCATTTTAGTATTGGGGGCTTATGCCTATTATTCACATAGTAgaaggagaggaaaatttaattgtgatgttaAAAGGTTTCCTGAtggtattcagtctgtacactgagcaatcagtgaaggaaactggggagaatttggaaagggaattgaagttcagggagaagaaataactttaagggaatccagccggatgttcgcgtcattctcgcacgatatttcaacagcgtgcctcgctgtcttcttcaggtgctacctgagacagtctcaggtagcacctgaagaagacagcgaggcacgctgttgaaatatcgtgcaagaacgatgcgaacatccggctggattcccaaatatccaagatgtcaacagattgccgggaaagcatgaagaattacaataACTTTAAGGTTTACCACTGACATTGCAATTCTGGTACAGACTGCAAAAGACATGGAaggtcagttgaacagaatggataggatCTTCAGCAGAGGTTGTAAGATTaacatcaaaaaaattaaaataagggtagtaatatgttgtagaattaaacTGCATGattctgaggggattagattacgaaatgagacattaaaactaGTAGgtggattttgctatttgggtagcaaaataatggATGGTGGCCCAATTAGATAGGATGTAAAATGCATACTGGCTATAGCTGGAAAACTATTTCTGGAAAAGAAATATTTgtcaacactgaatataaatttaagagttaggaaaTCTTCCCTAAAGTTGTTTGTACAGAGTGTAACGTTGTACGAAAGTGAAATgcagacaataaacagttcagatatgaccagaatagaagcttttgaaatgtactaTACAAGAATACAAAAGAATAGATGGTAGAtctaataactaatgaggagttactaagTGAAATTGAGGAGAGAAGAAATTTATGTTACAACTTGGATAAAAGAACAGATCAATTGATAGGACGCAATGTGAGGCATCAATGAATTGTTGGTTTGCTATTGTAGGGAACTGTGGATGGTGAAACTCCCAGAGGGTCTcttgtggatgtaggttgcagtagttatttggaggtgaGGATGTGTACACAAGGTAGACTGGCTTGGAGCTGCGTCGaaatagtctttggactgaagatgacaacatacAGGTTTCTACAGCTTTccgtatgttttattttttaaactgtttTACTCCCAGCTGTATTTTTGCTCTCTAACtgcacaacaaaaattttatttactactCAGCATACAGTTACCATCAGGTGTCACAAAATGTCAATCTAGAATACATAACTCATAATCCTATGTTGTCTGTTCTGCAAAACATTTCATCTTTGATAATGGTAATGGGTGTGGCTGTCGACTTAGGACTCGTACTCGGGTCCTTGCCTTTCCCGGGCAGTTCTCATGGCATCCAACCTCTCCGTGAATGATTTAGGACCTTCTTCGTATAAGTAGGTCACTATAGGCAAATGTTGTGGCAGTTTCTGAATCTTCTGGTAAGTGCCTCCTCTTGTTGTAGTAACTGCTGTTGATGATCTTACTGTCAACAAGATATTGAGACATTGTTAAATTAGCAGAGGGGAATTCGTGAAAGGTAAATATGAAGAATCGCATCTGGAATTGTCATTCCAAAACTATTTCAAAATTGTTCCACAGATTTAGATTAATGATTTATTTATAAAACACAGTCATGAGATAAAGTGAAGATTCTTTTCAATTTCTTGCTCATGCCATGGATGTAAAAGGTTTCACAAAGTGGTCTATTTTTTTGTTTGCAGTGATTAAGAACAACTTGCAGAAAGATGAATAAAGCCTCTGCACCATCAGCACCAATGCCAGAGTTTGAAGGCAATGAATTTCAGGGCCACCCACCTCCACCGTCATATGATCAAGCAATGTCTGTTTATCCACCTCCAGTAGCTGAAGCACGTCAGGGTGGACACGCACCCTACCCACCACAGCAGTTGCCCTACCCGCCGACAGCGGCACAGATGTCTTATCCACCAGCTGTGGCACAGCCGCCTTACCCAGCAGCAAGTTCTCAGATGCCGTACCCCCCTGCAGGACAACAGATGCCTTACCCACCAGCTGGACAACAGATGCCATATCCCCCAGTGGGAACACAAACACAGCCGCCATATCCTGTGCAGCAGCCTCAGGGATGTAAGTAAGCCTTTTATGTCGATGATTTGTATTATGTTCTTTaatagtgtttcattttcagtacttCATGGCATTTGTTACTCTTGCCATTTGTTACAAGTTCCCAACTATGTTACAGTCAACATGAATCATTTAGTTTTGAAACAGAGCCTATTAGTTTTGTAGAACATTGCCAATGTCATTTTGGATGCTTGCAGATCTGGAGGTTAAGTTATGGTTCTAGAGCAGATTGTTTGTAGTTCAGATAACTCCGCACAATAGGGACCTACCAAATGAGACAGAACAGTTGTTAATACACTGTTCTCATATTCGGCATGATGGAATTTGTTGTGCCCAACCATTTTGGTTTAGGTTTCTGTGgtttttctaaatcatttcaggTTCCTTCATCAAGATCACAGCCGAACAACTGGCCTATCTTCAGAAAAGCATACTTACATATTCTGTGGGTGTTTGCATTTTTGACTTACAAAGAAAACGAATAAAAATGAGTATTATGATGATAAATCCTATATCATTGTGGGATGTTCCCTGTGTGAATATATAATAAAACAAACAGTTGTAATAACATTTCCCCTCTTCCtgacactcttcttaatacgaacTTGTCTGTCTTTATATTTCACTGTTATTGCTCTCACTCAGAGGTTGTTGATTATTTGTCTGTCCTTGCACTTCAACACCAGTCTTCTAAGGCATGTGAATATCTTATTTCACCTTATATTGTTTAATATTTTCTCTAGGTTTACAAATACCTTGAAggtatttgatttttcttcagtctgccTCAAGTAGTAAGCACAACATCGACATTACTTCTCTGGTAAATTTTCACATTCTCAAATCAAACTAATTTCTGTCCTCGCAGTTTTCCTTCTTGTTATTCTTACCTTTCTTTCTGGGTCACTTATTTCATTCATGTGAATACGCTCCTCTAATGTCACACTTAGGAACAGTTTCTATACATCGTAttaattttcaacatattcctgCAGTATGGATATCCTTTCTTCTGTATTTAATCCAAATCTCTATCTGTATCTTGTAGGTTAACAGCTATACTTTTTAATTCTCAAAGCTACATTTAATCACCCTGTACACTGCACCAGTTTTTCTTAATCATAACTATTTCAGTATATTTACAGGTTTCTCTCATTCATTGTGTACCCtctttgcacttcctgttaatttTGTTTCTCAGCAACAGACACTTCTGTCTTGATGCCCCATTTTTATGAGtcttacattttcttcttttacccataaACTCAAATGTTTTTGTGTTATCCATGTCTTCTTTGCCTCTGTTTTccttctttattacattccattcctttgacactaagcCATTGATCACTTATTGTGGGAAAGTCTGAGACTTCATATCAGTGTGTCTTAAATTTTTAGTGTTCCTATTTTATTAacactttgttttctttattgccatGAATTTAAGCCTATTGCTTATTACTACTCAGTTATGGGTGTGATTTATGATCAAGAATTTCATTTCAAGAATTTCATTTCTAAATCTTGTCTTACCACTAATCACTCATGAAGTTCCATAAGACTCTGTCTGTAGTCCACTattgtttttaaaaatgtaaataacaagCAGAATTAATTAGTTTTGTGGATGACACACATTTGCACTTTGAATCATTGTAAATGTGGGGGAAGGGCTAATCAGTTAAGTcgacatattttgtgtattttcattcaataatgttataTGGAAACATGTTCTgcagtaactcatctttaagaaagatgtCTCCATTGCTCCAACATCTGCTGAAAGAATATTATGTGGTACTAACCAATGATCATCTTCTAGATCTTAGCTTAAGGAGCTaaacattttgactactgcttcacactaTATTTaatctctcatgaagtttgttgtaggtaatccactacagttcaaaaggaactatgatgtgcataattacaatactagaaaaaAACTGACATTATTACTCCATtgtaaggttgtctttagcacaacgctgcaacaaaaattttggatatcttatccagtgatataaaatgttagACAGGTCTGAgagataacaaaattaaatttgaaaccAAATGAACATTGTCTCCTTGACAACCTCCGCTATTCCATAgaataatttctatttttgtaatcTGAAAAAGGCAGTGGATAGAAATTACCAACTCAAATCTGGATTTAAAAAAAGCTTGTAATTTAGCAGTTTGTAGCCATACTTACAAGTATATGTGTTGTGTGAATGTAAAACGATATATCGCACATTATTATGATTGACCATAAAAATGATGCATGGGACATGAAACAACCAACTGACCATGATTTGTTCAAGttgatatctacatctgcatcacctGTTGTTTaccaagtattttttcttttgctgTGATTTTGGGAGGTTGAGTTCACTGCAACCATTTGATACCTGTGGCATAACTTCAAAGGCCTTTCTCCAGTCTCATTTTTCACTCTGCCCGTATTGTTGAGCTACCTCAGTTTCCATTCCCTCCCTACCATAAAGTTCAAATTGCCTAGGACTATCAACTTCTCATCCTCCTTCATGTACTTTATCAGTTCCCGTATTTCCTCACATATTCGCTTTCGTTTTCATCAGTTCATGATGTTTGCATGCAATCCTTTACAGCGATGATAGGTGTTGGATTTGTTCAAGTCCTCAGAATAATAATTTGGTGACTCTGTTGCTCATAGTGATTCACCCTGATACCTACGTTATATTCATAAAGAAACCACCATCTGTACATCACTCCTAGACATTGTCGATTTATCTTGTAATCATCTGACCAAAAATACCTGTCCACTTTCCATTATATTTCCCTGACTTTATAACTTTGGATTGCTCATCTTTCTTTAGATTCTTTCCTTCAACATTAAGacttctaacattccatgctccaattcaTACAATGTTAGCTTTAGTTTTTTCCTCTTGGCATTTTCCACCTGAAAATTCAAGTGGGGAACTACATTGTCTGCAGAATTATTTCCAAAGAAATGTTGATAAAGATTTTTTAGAAGACTGTTTGCCCTGTGGACACACATTGTATTTCAACGtagtggtttcaattgccttctgcaGCCTAATGCAGTTGATTATTTCTGATAGTTACACCTTTAGAAGTAGTTTCCACCTCCAGGGCAAGATGGTGCCCTGAAGCTCTAACCTCTCCTCCCTGCTGTTTTGACAACCTTGGCCAattgcagaatgagggtgacttcttgtatCATCATATGTGATGGTCGTTTATTCAGATTCTAAGCTGTGACTGGTATCAAACTCAGGATCAAGGAACTTTGGATTAGTAGCCATGCCGCCTGTACACCATGAGTCGTACACGAAGTTCCAGTAGTGCGTAAATACAGAGTATAAAAACAGATATGGCCAGACAGTCAGGAAGTGTTCCTTGCAAAtagcattaaaaaaatgttttatatggAGATGGGTCCATAATcacttcattttctacttcttttcataaccacattaatcatggaaaaaAAATGCAGAAACAGAAGGTACCAGCATTACTTGAAACTTTCCTTAAATGAAATGTTCAAGTAATCCTCTTGGTTACATTTGATTAGAATGTACAGTAAGTTGTAGTGCTTTGTTTTTTCCAGTTGAACAAAGATAATGTTGACATGTGACACTCTTCATTGTTTGTGCTGACATGACTATTTTCATTGCATTCTGGTATCAAACACATAGCATCAACTGGTTGGTGTTCATTGTGAACTTAGCTTCCAGTACAGTGCAGTATTCAAATGTGGAGGTGGCTATAAGGATTATCAGATGTTAATGGCTGTGGTGTTTCATATTTGTATTAGGAGAGATTTCCAGAACAAAAATGTTGTGATGGGAGAATATTTGAAGCAATTGACCAGTGTTGTAAGGAGTGTGGGATGTTCACACCTACTACTGATGAGTGGGGGACATAAAAGGATGACGACGCATCAGCTGGAGGAGGCTGGGTTCAATGTGACATTTAGCTGCAACACGTAATGTTGACCATGTGACTGTCTGGGGAGTGCTACAGGAAGAGCTGCTTTATCCATTTCATTTAcagcactatcagcaactgattttcATGTGCAGATACACTTCTGCTTAAAATTCGTTCAACAGTGAGCCAAGCTTTGCCGTAGTGCTAGTGTGCTGTTCATGGAGAAGGCTTCATTTCAAAGTAGGTGGATAATATGTTGTACGGTTgtagaaactgagctctaacagGGAAGTAAAGCTTTTCCGGGTCCATGGTCATACAATGTATTTTCTTCCTCTATGTGTGAGAAATGGTTTCtaaaagtttggccgcacctttttctTAGGCTGCAGTTATAGTGGAGTGTTGTGCCTTGACCAGAGCAGCGCAGCAAGCAGAGCAGCACTGTCAAAACAAACAAGTGCTGGTCAGTGCACTTGATCATAGTAGCACTGCAAGCACAGCAGTGCAGAGCAGAATGGCACAGAGAAGTGCCGAGTGAATCAAACATTTGTTTCTGAGCACGGTGACCAGAGTATTCAAATGAGCCTAGCTGCATTCGGGCAACTCCAGTGGCAGCATTCGTCTGTTGCTGCAAGTGCAGAGACAGTACTGTTGCTGACACTTGGGTTTCTTTTGTTGCACTGTTGAGAAAAGGGCATCAGTGAAAGctttgatagcagttgtttttactCAGCATCCTTTATGGAgccaacaaaattactatcattacaACTGATTCGTTCAGGACAAGTTATGTGATGAGGTGACAGCAGAAGTACAGACTGCAAGTACAGgatacatttcattaatctcttatttctttcattgtcttaAAATGAGAATCGATAATAAAGTTGAAATAGAATAGCTGAGAACCACATGAAAATTTTGGATATTATGTGAGAAATTTTTTTCAAAACCATCTATTTTTGGACAGTTTCATTTGAAGGTCTATTAGAATTTCATCCTCTCCAATAAATGCTTTGCATAGAATGCTTGATGTCTACTGTATGTTGCTCATCGACATTCAGAGGTAAGTGTAGGTCAATGACAATGTTGTGGGAATGTGTACACTTCGCAATACCATCAACAAATTGTGGTGAAGTTTCTATTGGCTTCCAGAGTGTGCTCCACTTTGTGCTCATTATTCCAAAAGGACATTCAGTTAATCACCATGTTGTGGAAAAGCATTTGTTAAAATATTCATTCCATGGATCTAAAACCCATCGACTATAAGGTTTCACAAAATGCTGCAACTATGGATATGCCTTATCTTCAGTGAATACAAAAAGCAACACAAATTATGTCTTTGGTAGTCAACAGTCTGGCAGGATATTAAGCTCCCCTTCATGAAACAAGCTAAACACATTAGAAAAATAAAATGTACTACCTTCACTTTCCTTCCCATGTCCCCCAACATCAGTTATAATGAATATCTCCTGAGGATCTGCAGCTGCTTGTAGTACGATTGAATGAGAATTTCTATAACTGTAAACCATTGGATCAGAATTTTCTGGGCATTTAAGATGAATGTGTTTTCCGTCAACATCACTGACTTCGTTTGGAAAATTCTGTATGTTATATAACAGTATTTGGAAGAAGGCACTCATATGTGGAGTGGCTGGAGGTAATCCCATAACACTTTAGTAGTTGACTCCACAATGCTTTCTAGGAACCTATAACAATTCTTGTTTCATCAGCTATCGATTGCCCGTATAAATGACATTATTCCATTGGAAAAATCTGTGGTTGCTTGAATATTGGTTATATGTGGAAGTTTTGCCTGTTACTCAGGTGGTAAAATATTCTTAttgtgtactatcatttgccaaaatctcgtttcagtATCTCAAACTGTTTGAGATACGAGGAATGTcacaaatatttcattctggcttttttaCTAGCACATACGTTCAGGATGAAGCACTTTACATATGATCAATTTTCTCAAGAGCGGCAATAGGTGGCGATATCCTtctaagtttaaagaataattcattaTGTTAGCTTCATTTCATACATTAAAACGTATGACCTAATGTGCCCCAAACAGAAATTCGTAGTGACTCCTGTTTTTCAATGCAAACCTATCGTAATTCTCACAGTAGTTCACTTAATCCTGTAATAGCACAGCAACTATGATGATCAACACAATGATAAGCAGTTAACCAAAAGCTGACGATTAAGGCTATGAgatgtgaaagatttttttttttttaccaaatagtttcttaaAATCATTTGAAGAAGGTTGCAGATCAGCCAGCTATCCACGCAGTGAAGCGAGCCTGCCATCTGCTGCACTGCTCTCTGCCCCACTAAACCTGAACGCGAAGCAGCACCACGGCAGCTGCCCGATGCGCAGCTCTGCTCTGTTCTGTTGCACCGCTGCGCTATTACCTGGGACTTAATTCTGTATATGTGCTTCATTTTATGTGTTCCCCACTTTAAATACCCTAAGTAATGGTGCAGTAGTTCTGCTGTATACAGGACGGTCAGAAACAATcggaaaaacttgtaagggtgttgctgggtagcttgtgctgagaaataataattaagaaaaaaattcgatgtgTTGCGCCATTTCAGAATTAATTAGTGTTGACATTAACCAATCAGGCCATTGTACACGCAGATTTAAGCAGCCTCTCAGAGATAGTGCCACCAAACATGTTCTTCGTTCAGTTTCCTAAAACTGAGTGATACAGATATTGGTCATaggtagggtgtgtgtgtgtgtgtgtgtgtgtgtgtgtgtgtgtgtgtgtgtgtgtgtttgcttgtttgtttgttttcctactTCAGGAAAAGCCCCTTTGGCCAAAGgctaaaatgtatagcagtctttccaCTGTGCCTAGTTGCAATTAAATGTCTCCCCTATAGAGTGAGCAGGAaatctgtcctttccataatattgttgttattccatcctggcctTCCCATTGTTAAATGAAGCCTCAGCTAGATGTGAACTGAATTGTCTACATAATATTCCCAGAGCTAGTTTCTGCTGAAAAAGTATTTTAGGTGCACTTTCCCACAAAACGATTTGGTAAGATAACAGGAATTGAAAATAGATGGTATAAGCTGGAACTCAAACAAGACACTTCTAAAGTCATAACATGCTAAACTCAATTTCTTGGCAAGTTTGTCTGCGTGTTGACTCCAATTTAACTAGTCACTCGGCTGGACCCTTAAGTGTTTCTTCACGCAGTGTTTCATTTATTCTGTGATTAATAATGACTAGTTCTGatgcaaaaatgctgttttttctttcttctttgaaaTTGCATAATAAAAGGCTTTGGAAGATGAAGGCTTAAACTGTTAGCTGTGACTCAGTTACTGACCTGTTTGATTACCATCTGATCTAAGTTTAGTAATGTTGAGGTTTTTATCCTTGATTAGCACACTTGTTACCAGTCGTTGGAATATTATGTACGCTCCTACAGGATGCTCAATGTTATGTTCCCCTTTTCTGAGGCTAGTTTTGTTCTTGCAACATATATTTTAACTTTGGCGACATGCTTTCTGTTATGAAGGTAAAATTCCATCCCTGTAAGAGCTATACGTGCTCTTCAGTGGTTCTTTTATAATGTAGTCCATTATTGGTAAAATTATATATAAACCTTTCACGTTTGTAGGAAGATAAAGAGCTTCTGTTTCTGCTCATTATTTTGTGATTAGGCGTATATGTAACTTTGTTCATTGTCACATAGTATATAGAAATTGTTTCTGCTTCTTATTATGTTACAATGTCATTATGTGGCTGACTATACGAGTGTCAGACCATAATCATGAAATCTGTTGTTCAGGTAATGACTAATCTGGCTAGTTTCTGTCACTTAATCTCAAGTTTTGGTTGGAAAATTAACGTGGAGGGGTGGATCAACAGTACAGCTATGATTCTAGACCTCTTCTAAATGAGTAGGTGAATGGGTGCTCAGATTGGCGGAAGGCAAAGACCTACTGCCTTCAGAAGATCATCCCTGTTAATGTAAATTGGATGTTCAAAAGGAATGCTCGGGTTGATAGCACATTTATTCCGTTGCTCTTATAACTATTTTTATTTGATGTATTATATACATACTCTATATTATTGGAATACTTTACTGTGAAATGATGGTTGAAGTGTTTGCCTTGTCCTTGTCTGCTGCTGAAGAATTGTGATATAAATAAGTGTTTATCAGAATAGGAAGTTACAGAAGATTTTGGAATTAACAGATAGAGTTTCTGATATTATGACAACTCATAATCCTACTAGGCTTTCAATCTATATGTGTAGCACAAACA
This region includes:
- the LOC126482063 gene encoding proline-rich protein 2-like: MNKASAPSAPMPEFEGNEFQGHPPPPSYDQAMSVYPPPVAEARQGGHAPYPPQQLPYPPTAAQMSYPPAVAQPPYPAASSQMPYPPAGQQMPYPPAGQQMPYPPVGTQTQPPYPVQQPQGFIPSGEPHSIPQTNIPPPQPPAPQQTSVTTAVFVNGPVAVGPKPCRLRCPMCHSDIKTSTVTENQAGAHIACIILCLLGCFLCSCIPYCMDSCKIVQHKCPVCKSYLGTYKG